In a single window of the Acidobacteriota bacterium genome:
- a CDS encoding glycosyltransferase family 39 protein: MSHDEEILGGGDMPPLSPLSKPVLIAAVLAKLLMHLPGLFRYGYFRDELYFLDCAKHLDWGYVDCAPLVAVYAKVALLLGGSLPALRVLPMLAGAGMVVLTVLLARQLGGDAYAQALAAVGILIAPVHLMIDSVLSMNAFEPLFWMGCAYVLILILRGADSRLWLVFGALAGFGLQNKHSTLFFGAAVAVAILVTPLRRELLKPWIWLGAAIALAIFLPNIIWQWQHDFPTIVDLQNVREAGKNVELAPLPFFAEQVMIMHPITAPIWLAGLWFLIVGRGRGFRAVGITYPVLLALFMLFKAKSYYLAPAYPMLVAAGGAAIAAWCERLATPRRQLVTKALIMAIVLLFGALLTPIALPVLSPQSQVEYLAHLGFEPSKTEVAHVGPLQQIWGDQFGWPELVDDIAEIYWALPEEERSRTGIFASNYGEAGAINLFGPQHDLPPAICAHQTHSMWGPGDFDGDQLIWLQWSPESIEEICGSVEIAGEHYHPWGMAEENRPILLCRQLDPPLSQLWPQLTHWN; encoded by the coding sequence ATGTCACACGACGAGGAAATCCTCGGAGGCGGGGACATGCCTCCCCTCTCCCCACTGTCGAAACCGGTACTCATTGCGGCGGTCCTGGCGAAGCTTCTGATGCACCTGCCAGGGCTCTTCCGCTATGGGTATTTCCGCGACGAGCTCTACTTCCTCGACTGCGCCAAACACCTGGACTGGGGGTACGTCGACTGCGCTCCGCTGGTCGCCGTGTACGCCAAGGTCGCACTTCTTCTCGGTGGATCGCTGCCTGCGCTGCGGGTCCTGCCGATGCTGGCCGGAGCCGGCATGGTGGTACTTACGGTCCTGCTGGCGAGACAACTTGGCGGCGACGCGTACGCGCAAGCCCTGGCTGCGGTTGGCATTCTGATCGCACCAGTTCACCTGATGATCGACAGCGTTCTGTCGATGAACGCCTTCGAGCCCCTCTTCTGGATGGGTTGCGCATACGTCCTCATCCTCATCCTTCGCGGCGCCGATTCTCGTCTGTGGCTCGTCTTCGGCGCGCTCGCTGGCTTCGGACTGCAGAACAAGCATTCGACGCTTTTCTTCGGTGCCGCTGTAGCTGTGGCGATCCTCGTCACTCCTCTTCGCCGCGAGCTGCTCAAACCCTGGATCTGGCTCGGCGCCGCGATCGCATTGGCCATCTTTCTGCCCAACATCATCTGGCAGTGGCAACACGATTTCCCGACGATCGTGGACCTGCAAAACGTTCGCGAGGCAGGCAAGAACGTCGAGCTCGCGCCGCTCCCGTTCTTCGCCGAGCAGGTCATGATCATGCATCCCATCACCGCGCCGATATGGTTGGCCGGACTGTGGTTCCTGATCGTCGGCCGGGGACGAGGTTTCCGTGCCGTCGGAATCACTTATCCCGTGCTCCTCGCACTGTTCATGTTGTTCAAGGCGAAAAGTTATTATCTCGCGCCTGCCTACCCGATGCTGGTCGCAGCCGGCGGTGCCGCCATCGCCGCCTGGTGCGAGCGCCTCGCGACGCCGCGACGACAACTCGTAACCAAGGCTCTGATCATGGCGATCGTGCTCCTTTTCGGAGCACTTCTCACGCCGATCGCCCTGCCGGTGCTCTCGCCGCAAAGCCAGGTCGAGTACCTGGCGCACCTCGGTTTCGAGCCCTCGAAGACCGAGGTTGCCCATGTCGGACCGCTGCAACAAATCTGGGGAGATCAGTTCGGTTGGCCGGAACTCGTCGATGACATCGCCGAAATCTACTGGGCGCTGCCGGAGGAGGAGCGCTCGCGTACCGGGATCTTCGCCAGCAACTATGGCGAGGCGGGAGCGATCAACCTCTTCGGGCCGCAGCACGATCTGCCGCCCGCCATCTGCGCCCACCAGACCCACTCGATGTGGGGCCCCGGAGATTTCGACGGTGACCAACTGATCTGGCTACAGTGGTCACCCGAGTCGATTGAAGAAATCTGCGGATCCGTTGAGATCGCCGGTGAGCACTATCACCCCTGGGGCATGGCG
- a CDS encoding DUF3667 domain-containing protein, whose translation MSSRETNSDEKGSCPNCSAELGGDYCSSCGQRQLDLDQPFRDIAREAMDSFLAFDARILHTLWPLIRRPGFLTIEFMHGRRARYVHPFKLYFIFSLLLFVVLAFSDYSMVRISETGDVDNAVHIELSEREIGDSVIEETHDSSLLTKVLVPLAEVAEEDPKRLDRLFTDRLAKSIIVLVPVFALLLYLLYRGRRYLAHLVFSLHLHSFAFLALVVGLAVDIGIGAPKDVRPGNGVAAVVIAAYTFLALRRVYGQGRSITTLKMVVLLTGYIVALIATMALTLGLTAVTI comes from the coding sequence ATGTCTTCGAGAGAAACGAACTCGGACGAAAAAGGTTCCTGCCCCAACTGCTCGGCGGAGTTGGGCGGGGACTACTGCTCCTCCTGCGGGCAGCGGCAGCTCGATCTCGATCAGCCGTTCCGCGATATTGCGCGCGAGGCGATGGACTCGTTTCTCGCCTTCGATGCGCGCATCCTCCACACTCTGTGGCCACTCATCAGGCGGCCCGGTTTCCTGACCATCGAATTCATGCACGGCCGCCGCGCTCGCTACGTCCACCCGTTCAAGCTTTATTTCATTTTCAGTCTGCTGCTGTTTGTCGTGCTCGCGTTCTCCGATTATTCAATGGTCCGCATCTCGGAGACCGGTGACGTGGACAACGCCGTACACATCGAACTCTCCGAACGAGAGATCGGGGACTCTGTTATTGAGGAGACACATGATTCGTCGCTCCTGACGAAGGTCCTGGTGCCGCTGGCTGAAGTCGCCGAAGAAGATCCGAAACGTCTCGACCGGCTTTTCACCGACCGACTCGCGAAATCGATTATCGTCTTGGTGCCGGTATTCGCCCTGTTGTTGTATCTGCTCTACCGCGGCCGGCGCTATCTGGCCCACCTCGTCTTCTCGCTTCACCTCCATAGCTTCGCCTTTCTGGCGTTGGTGGTCGGGCTGGCGGTCGACATCGGAATCGGCGCGCCGAAGGACGTCAGACCGGGGAACGGCGTCGCAGCCGTCGTGATTGCCGCGTACACCTTCCTCGCTCTGCGCCGCGTGTACGGGCAAGGTCGCTCGATCACGACACTCAAGATGGTGGTTCTGCTTACCGGCTATATCGTTGCGCTGATCGCAACCATGGCTCTCACCCTCGGCCTGACAGCGGTGACGATCTAA